tccctggaagatgcAAGaggtaggggagacatgataaccacctacaaaattctcagataaattgacagggtggacaaagacaaactattaagCACGAgtggaacaagaggacacagctggaaactgagagtccaaatgagccacagagacagtagAAAGATTTGTTTCAGCGACAGAGtacttaacaaatggaatgtattaggcagtgatatggtggaggctgactctacagTTTCAAATAGATATGACAGagaccagtaggctcgggaacctgtacaccagttgactgacagttgagaggcgggaccaaagagatgaAGCCCCGCAAGTCAACAAGCAAGTCaagtcaactaggtgagtaccatgcGGTCAGCTGACGACAGTGTTGGGGCGTGTCCTCAACAGCACCAGTTAATACATTCACCCACGTGTGCGACATACagcagtacagtatactgtattcaGAATTATTTTAGCCTAGTCTTAATATTACAATATAGAATATATAAGGACTCGAACACCTACGCATTAAAAATTCTGTAAAAGCCATACAGCATGTATGTAACAAGTTGTCACATGCGCAACAGGTGCCACATAGGCAACAGGTGCCACATAGGCAACAGGTGCCACATAGGCAACAGGTGCCACATAGGCAACAGGTGCCACATAGCCAACAGGTGCCACATAGGCAACAGGTGCCACATAGACAACAGGTGCCACATAGGCAACAGGTGCCACATAGGCAACAGGTGCCACAAAGGCAACAGGTGCCACAAAGGCAACAGGTGCCACATAGGCAACAGGTGCCACATAGACAACAGGTGCCACATAGGCAACAGGTGCCACATAGGCAACAGGTGCCACAAAGGCAACAGGTGCCACATAGGCAACAGGTGCCACAAAGGCAACAGGTGCCACATAGGCAACAGGTGCCACATAGGCAACAGGTGCCACATGCGCAACAGGTGCCACATAGGCAACAGGTGCCACATAGGCAACAGGTGCCACATAGGCAACAGGTGCCACATAGACAACAGGTGCCACATAGGCAACAGGTGCCACATAGGCAACAGGTGCCACAAAGGCAACAGGTGCCACATAGGCAACAGGTGCCACATAGACAACAGGTGCCACATAGGCAACAGGTGCCACATAGGCAACAGGTGCCACAAAGGCAACAGGTGCCACATAGGCAACAGGTGCCACAAAGGCAACAGGTGCCACATAGGCAACAGGTGCCACATAGGCAACAGGTGCCACATGCGCAACAGGTGCCACATAGGCAACAGGTGCCACATAGGCAACAGGTGCCACATAGGCAACAGGTGCCACATAGGCAACAGGTGCCACAAAGGCAACAGGTGCCACATAGGCAACAGGTGCCACAAAGGCAACAGGTGCCACATAGGCAACAGGTGCCACATAGGCAACAGGTGCCACATAGGCAACAGGTGCCACATAGGCAAGGCAACAGGTGCCTCATAGGCAACAGGTGCCACATAGGCAACAGGTGCCACATAGGCAACAGGTGCCACATAGGCAACAGGTGCCACATAGGCAACAGGTGCCACATAGGCAACAGGTGCCACATAGGCAACAGGTGCCACATAGGCAACAGGTGCCACATAGGCAACAGGTGCCACATAGGCAACAGGTGCCACATAGGCAACAGGTGCCACATAGGCAAGGCAACAGGTGCCTCATAGGCAACAGGTGCCACATAGGCAACAGGTGCCACATAGGCAACAGGTGCCACATAGGCAACAGGTGCCACATAGACAACAGGTGCCACATAGGCAACAGGTGCCACATAGGCAACAGGTGCCACATAGGCAACAGGTGCCACATAGGCAACAGGTGCCACATAGGCAACAGGTGCCACATAGGCAACAGGTGCCACAAAGGCAACAGGTGCCACAAAGGCAACAGGTGCCACAAAGGCAACAGGTGCCACAAAGGCAACAGGTGCCACATAGGCAACAGGTGCCACAAAGGCAACAGGTGCCACAAAGGCAACAGGTGCCACATAGCCAACAGGTGCCACAAAGGCAACAGGTGCCACATAGGCAACAGGTGCCACAAAGGCAACAGGTGCCACATAGGCAACAGGTGCCACAAAGGCAACAGGTGCCACAAAGGCAACAGGTGCCACAAAGGCAACAGGTGCCACATAGCCAACAGGTGCCACATAGCCAACAGGTGCCACATAGCCAACAGGTGCCACATAGCCAACAGGTGCCACATAGACAACAGGTGCCACATAGACAACAGGTGCCACATAGACAACAGGTGCCACACAGACAACCAGGGCTACAAGTATCAAGAGGAACAGTTGGCCACGAACAATGACACGTGTTTACTGGGAAAAACACGACTGTGAACTACAGCACAGGTCTAACCCGGGGAAGGGATCTAGGAACAAAAAAATTCAGGCAGCAGAAGTCAGAAGAAAATACACGATCTGTTAGTGGAAACATTAATACAAAAATACAattagagaagaagagagagagaggtcaagtTACTGCCAACTACTGCTGCTTATACAGAGACAAATTGATCACAGTATGCA
This genomic window from Procambarus clarkii isolate CNS0578487 chromosome 62, FALCON_Pclarkii_2.0, whole genome shotgun sequence contains:
- the LOC138354336 gene encoding mRNA decay activator protein ZFP36L3-like, encoding MTHAVTGTPRMTHAVTGTPRMTHAVTGTPAWRMPSPVLPHDACRHRYSPHDACRHRYSPHDACRHRYSRMTHAVTGTCCLAYVAPVAYVAPVAYVAPVAYVAPVAFVAPVAYVAPVAFVAPVAYVAPVAYVAPVAYVAPVAYVAPVAHVAPVAYVAPVAYVAPVAFVAPVAYVAPVAFVAPVAYVAPVAYVAPVVYVAPVAYVAPVAFVAPVAYVAPVAYVAPVVYVAPVAYVAPVAYVAPVAYVAPVAHVAPVAYVAPVAYVAPVAFVAPVAYVAPVAFVAPVAYVAPVAYVAPVVYVAPVAYVAPVAFVAPVAFVAPVAYVAPVAYVAPVVYVAPVAYVAPVGYVAPVAYVAPVAYVAPVAYVAPVAYVAPVAHVTTCYIHAVWLLQNF